One genomic region from Sphingobacterium multivorum encodes:
- a CDS encoding response regulator, whose product MMLKMLIVDDNKLNHFILEFHLREIGLFSSLISLYSGSELIEKLEELCPIDGKILIFLDINMPTMNGWQVLDFIDQFHLKTNISIIILTSESSPQTQERAFTYPNVINFIEKPINRDKILSILP is encoded by the coding sequence ATGATGTTAAAAATGCTGATCGTCGATGACAACAAATTAAATCACTTTATATTGGAATTCCATCTGCGGGAAATTGGATTATTTTCCAGCCTCATATCATTGTATAGCGGATCAGAACTGATTGAAAAACTAGAGGAATTGTGCCCGATTGATGGGAAAATTCTTATTTTCTTAGATATCAACATGCCTACTATGAATGGCTGGCAAGTATTGGATTTTATCGACCAATTTCATCTTAAGACCAATATTAGTATTATTATCTTAACATCGGAATCTTCCCCACAGACACAGGAAAGAGCGTTCACCTATCCTAACGTAATCAATTTTATCGAAAAACCGATCAATAGAGATAAGATCCTAAGTATACTTCCCTGA
- a CDS encoding SPFH domain-containing protein: MLYLGILVFFGLITLFASFYTVKQESAAVIERLGKFLKVSHAGLHLKIPFLDQIAKRLNLRIKQLDVIIDTKTLDNVFIKMKVSVQYQVIRDNVKDAYYRLENPENQITSYVFDVVRAEVPKTKLDDVFVRKDDIAIAVKSELQDAMQSYGYDIIKALVTDIDPDEQVKHAMNRINAAEREKTAAEYESEAQRIRIVAVAKAEAESKKLQGQGIADQRREIAKGLEESVKMLNAANINAQEASALIVVTQHYDTLNAIGANSRSNLVLLPNSPTAASTMLNDLVVSMAAAQKIDGHSAQLPEIPKDGGRQE; the protein is encoded by the coding sequence ATGCTATATTTAGGAATTTTGGTCTTTTTTGGACTTATTACATTATTTGCTTCATTTTATACGGTAAAGCAAGAGTCTGCGGCCGTGATAGAAAGGCTGGGAAAATTTTTAAAAGTAAGTCATGCCGGTTTGCATTTAAAAATTCCATTTTTGGATCAGATCGCTAAGCGGCTGAATCTTCGGATAAAGCAATTGGATGTCATAATTGATACCAAAACACTGGATAATGTTTTCATTAAGATGAAAGTTTCTGTTCAGTATCAGGTAATCAGAGATAATGTAAAAGACGCGTATTATCGTCTGGAGAATCCCGAAAATCAGATTACATCGTATGTTTTTGATGTTGTACGTGCTGAAGTTCCAAAAACAAAATTAGATGATGTTTTCGTAAGAAAAGACGATATCGCCATTGCTGTAAAAAGTGAATTGCAGGATGCGATGCAAAGCTACGGTTACGATATTATCAAAGCATTGGTGACAGATATTGATCCTGATGAACAGGTGAAACATGCTATGAACAGAATCAACGCTGCTGAACGCGAAAAAACTGCCGCAGAATATGAGTCTGAGGCACAAAGAATACGAATTGTTGCGGTTGCAAAAGCTGAAGCAGAATCTAAAAAATTACAGGGGCAGGGGATTGCAGACCAGCGAAGAGAGATTGCAAAGGGATTGGAAGAATCGGTGAAAATGCTGAATGCGGCCAATATCAATGCACAGGAAGCTTCTGCGTTAATCGTGGTGACGCAACATTATGATACGCTGAATGCCATTGGAGCCAATAGCAGAAGCAATTTGGTCTTGCTTCCAAATTCGCCAACAGCAGCAAGCACTATGCTGAATGATTTGGTAGTTTCAATGGCTGCAGCACAAAAAATTGATGGGCATAGTGCGCAATTGCCTGAAATTCCTAAAGATGGCGGTCGGCAGGAATAG